The Gemmatimonadaceae bacterium genome contains a region encoding:
- a CDS encoding prepilin-type N-terminal cleavage/methylation domain-containing protein, whose product MPRTRKGFTLIELLIVVVIIGILAAIAIPKFAETKEKAYITAMKSDLKNMVSAAEASFSDNNTYAGYAAPQGSAGVSLTFNGSATGWSATASHASSTKTCQIGVGTSVPSGQAEGEPVCQ is encoded by the coding sequence ATGCCCCGGACTCGCAAAGGCTTTACCCTGATCGAACTTCTGATCGTCGTCGTCATCATCGGCATCTTGGCCGCGATCGCGATTCCGAAGTTCGCCGAAACGAAGGAAAAGGCGTACATCACCGCCATGAAGTCCGACCTGAAGAACATGGTGTCGGCCGCTGAAGCGTCGTTCTCGGACAACAACACCTACGCCGGTTATGCGGCCCCCCAGGGCTCGGCCGGTGTGAGCCTGACGTTCAACGGTTCAGCCACGGGTTGGTCAGCGACGGCGAGCCACGCGTCGTCCACCAAGACCTGCCAGATCGGTGTCGGCACGTCGGTGCCGAGCGGCCAGGCGGAAGGCGAGCCGGTCTGCCAGTAA
- a CDS encoding prepilin-type N-terminal cleavage/methylation domain-containing protein — MARTRKGFTLIELLIVVVIIGILAAIAIPKFAETKEKAYITAMKSDLKNMVSAAEASFSDNNTYAGYAAPQGSAGVSLTFNGSATGWAATASHASSTKTCQIGVGTSVPSGQAEGEPVCQ; from the coding sequence ATGGCCCGGACCCGCAAAGGCTTTACCCTGATCGAACTTCTGATCGTCGTCGTCATCATCGGCATCTTGGCCGCGATCGCGATTCCGAAGTTCGCCGAAACGAAGGAAAAGGCGTACATCACCGCCATGAAGTCCGACCTGAAGAACATGGTGTCGGCCGCTGAAGCGTCGTTCTCGGACAACAACACCTACGCCGGTTACGCGGCCCCCCAAGGCTCGGCCGGTGTGAGCCTGACGTTCAACGGTTCGGCCACGGGTTGGGCAGCGACTGCTTCGCACGCGTCATCCACCAAGACCTGCCAGATCGGTGTCGGCACGTCGGTGCCGAGCGGCCAGGCGGAAGGCGAGCCGGTTTGCCAGTAA